In Sulfitobacter sp. M39, the following proteins share a genomic window:
- a CDS encoding TrkH family potassium uptake protein, with product MLDLRPVGYVIGLLVSVLGIAMIVPMLVDIAEGRGHWPVFVEAGLITILGGSMIALACANGVKEGLTIQQTFLLTTAVWLMLPLFGALPFMLGATEARFVDAVFEAMSGMTTTGSTVFSGLDDLPKGLLLWRAILQWLGGIGIIVVAMVFLPELRVGGMQIFKSEAFDTFGKILPRAGQIASQISVIYVWLTFACALTYLTLGMNVFDATVHALTTVSTGGFSNYDASFGTFSGNAEYAASIFMVLAALPFVRYVQLLNGNPLALHRDPQVKGFLLTIAVLVGLIFVSVQSVFPQHWEQSLREALFNITSIISGTGFASVDYMTWGPFPVALFFFTGLIGGCAGSTTCSIKIFRYQLLFASIRAQLQRIRSPHGIFTPRYDGRPISGDVMISVMSFFMFFTLTLGLVAVALSMTGLDFVTSISGAGAALGNIGPGLGKIIGPAGNFSTLNDTAKWILTAAMLVGRLELMAVYVILTFKFWRA from the coding sequence ATGTTGGATTTGCGCCCAGTTGGATATGTCATCGGCCTGTTGGTGTCGGTGCTTGGCATTGCGATGATCGTGCCAATGTTGGTCGATATTGCCGAAGGGCGCGGCCACTGGCCGGTGTTCGTCGAGGCCGGGCTGATCACCATATTGGGTGGCAGCATGATCGCGCTGGCCTGTGCCAATGGGGTTAAGGAAGGGCTGACGATCCAGCAAACCTTCTTGCTGACCACGGCCGTGTGGCTGATGCTGCCGCTCTTCGGCGCGCTCCCATTCATGCTTGGCGCGACAGAGGCGCGTTTCGTCGATGCGGTGTTCGAGGCCATGTCGGGTATGACGACCACCGGATCGACGGTTTTCTCCGGTCTTGATGATCTGCCCAAGGGGCTGTTGCTGTGGCGTGCGATCCTGCAGTGGCTGGGGGGCATTGGTATCATTGTTGTGGCGATGGTGTTCCTGCCCGAACTGCGCGTCGGTGGTATGCAGATCTTCAAGTCAGAAGCTTTTGACACCTTTGGTAAAATCCTGCCGCGGGCCGGGCAGATCGCTAGCCAGATCTCGGTCATTTATGTCTGGCTGACCTTCGCCTGCGCGCTGACCTATCTGACCTTGGGGATGAACGTTTTTGACGCGACCGTCCACGCGCTGACCACCGTGTCTACGGGCGGGTTTTCGAATTATGACGCGTCCTTTGGTACCTTTAGCGGCAATGCGGAATATGCGGCGTCGATCTTCATGGTACTCGCGGCGCTGCCTTTCGTGCGCTATGTGCAACTGCTGAACGGCAATCCATTGGCGCTGCATCGTGATCCGCAGGTAAAGGGTTTCTTGCTGACGATTGCGGTGCTGGTCGGGCTGATCTTTGTGTCGGTCCAGTCGGTCTTCCCACAACATTGGGAACAATCCCTGCGCGAGGCGCTGTTCAACATTACGTCGATTATCTCTGGCACGGGGTTTGCCTCGGTCGATTATATGACCTGGGGGCCGTTCCCGGTCGCGCTTTTCTTTTTTACGGGGCTGATCGGCGGTTGTGCGGGATCGACCACATGTTCGATCAAAATCTTCCGCTATCAGCTTTTGTTCGCGTCAATCCGCGCGCAGTTGCAGCGAATCCGGTCGCCCCACGGCATCTTTACCCCGCGCTATGACGGTCGCCCGATCAGCGGCGATGTCATGATCTCGGTCATGTCGTTTTTTATGTTCTTCACGCTGACATTGGGGCTGGTGGCCGTGGCGCTCAGCATGACGGGGCTGGATTTCGTGACCTCGATCTCGGGGGCGGGGGCGGCCTTGGGGAACATCGGGCCGGGCCTGGGCAAGATCATCGGGCCGGCAGGTAATTTCAGCACGCTCAACGATACGGCCAAATGGATTCTCACTGCCGCGATGCTGGTCGGGCGGCTAGAGCTTATGGCGGTTTACGTCATTCTGACATTCAAGTTCTGGAGAGCTTGA
- the folE2 gene encoding GTP cyclohydrolase FolE2 yields the protein MNIAATVIPDRDDAVAALDTLRAWARKASATEMDALDPSLARLLQSAESYPQFSRDYPSDFAVGDNYKATLPDLQNGPSSLIRGAKQQIQHVGISNFRLPMRFHTREGSDLTLETSVTGSVSLEADKKGINMSRIMRSFYKHADEVFSFEVMEAALDDYKSDLESYDARIQMRFSFPVRIDSLRSGLSGYQYYDIALELVEAEGARKKIIHLDYVYSSTCPCSLELSEHARATRGQLATPHSQRSVARISVEVNCEESCLWFEDLIDAARRAVPTETQVMVKREDEQAFAELNAAHPIFVEDAARLFCEQLQAEPRVGDFRVVASHQESLHSHDAISVLTQGDTFAAQSIDPRLFSTLFHVG from the coding sequence ATGAATATCGCCGCGACAGTGATACCGGACCGTGATGACGCGGTTGCCGCACTTGATACGTTGCGGGCCTGGGCGCGCAAGGCCAGCGCGACAGAGATGGATGCGCTGGACCCATCGCTGGCCCGTCTGCTGCAAAGCGCCGAAAGCTACCCGCAGTTCAGCCGCGATTATCCCAGTGATTTTGCAGTGGGAGATAACTACAAGGCCACGCTGCCCGATCTGCAAAACGGCCCGTCGAGCCTGATCCGTGGTGCGAAACAGCAGATCCAGCATGTGGGGATATCGAACTTTCGGTTGCCCATGCGGTTTCACACCCGCGAGGGCAGCGATCTGACGCTCGAGACATCGGTCACCGGATCGGTCAGCCTTGAGGCGGATAAAAAGGGCATCAACATGTCCCGCATCATGCGCAGTTTCTATAAACACGCGGATGAGGTGTTCAGCTTTGAGGTGATGGAAGCTGCGCTGGATGATTATAAGTCCGACCTCGAAAGCTATGATGCCCGCATCCAGATGCGGTTCTCTTTTCCGGTGCGCATCGACAGCTTACGGTCGGGGCTGTCGGGGTACCAATATTACGACATCGCGCTTGAGCTGGTCGAGGCCGAAGGTGCGCGCAAGAAGATCATCCACCTTGATTACGTCTATTCCTCTACCTGTCCCTGTTCGCTGGAGCTGTCCGAACATGCCCGTGCGACACGGGGGCAGCTTGCCACGCCGCATTCGCAACGCTCTGTCGCGCGGATCTCGGTCGAGGTGAACTGCGAGGAAAGCTGCCTGTGGTTCGAAGACCTGATCGACGCGGCGCGCCGTGCGGTGCCGACAGAGACGCAGGTGATGGTCAAACGCGAGGACGAACAGGCGTTTGCGGAGCTGAACGCCGCGCATCCGATCTTTGTGGAAGACGCGGCGCGGCTGTTCTGCGAGCAGTTGCAAGCCGAACCGCGGGTGGGTGATTTTCGCGTTGTGGCCAGCCACCAAGAAAGCCTGCACAGCCATGATGCAATCTCTGTTCTGACGCAGGGCGATACCTTTGCGGCTCAAAGCATTGACCCCAGACTGTTCAGCACGCTGTTTCACGTCGGCTGA
- a CDS encoding aminotransferase class V-fold PLP-dependent enzyme yields MSVDWKPRTKAVHSGTRRSQYNEVSEAVFLTQGFVYDSAEQAEARFQSLGDDEFIYARYGNPTVRMFEDRISGLLGYEDCFACTSGMAAVSGALTSLLKAGDHVVAARALFGSCLYVLEDILARFGVEVTLIDGTDNAAWDAAIRPDTTMVFFESISNPTLEVVDMRHVVKAAHAVGALVLADDAMATPVFSYAKECGADIAIISTTKHVDGQGRMLGGAICGPKELIRGPVEAYMKHTGGAMNPFTAWTHLKALETIDLRVRAQADAAYKIADALNGHPKLSAVRYPTHPSHPQHELATSHAPSAGTVLAVEVKGGKEACFAFLNALEIITISNNFADAKSIATHPATTTHQRLPDDQKATLGISPGLVRLSAGLEDVDDLIADIRQALDTLK; encoded by the coding sequence ATGAGCGTTGATTGGAAACCACGGACCAAGGCTGTTCACAGTGGCACCCGCCGCAGCCAGTATAACGAAGTGTCCGAGGCCGTGTTCCTGACACAGGGTTTTGTCTATGACAGTGCCGAACAGGCCGAGGCGCGGTTCCAGTCGCTGGGGGATGATGAGTTTATCTATGCCCGCTATGGCAACCCCACGGTGCGCATGTTCGAGGACCGGATCTCGGGCCTTTTGGGGTATGAGGATTGTTTCGCCTGTACCTCTGGGATGGCGGCGGTCAGCGGGGCGCTGACATCGCTGCTGAAAGCAGGCGATCACGTGGTCGCCGCGCGCGCCCTTTTCGGGTCGTGCCTGTATGTGCTGGAGGATATCCTAGCGCGTTTCGGGGTCGAGGTGACCTTGATCGACGGTACGGATAACGCGGCGTGGGATGCGGCCATTCGCCCTGACACGACCATGGTCTTCTTCGAAAGCATTTCGAACCCCACCCTGGAAGTCGTTGACATGCGCCATGTGGTGAAAGCGGCCCATGCCGTCGGCGCGCTGGTGCTGGCGGATGACGCGATGGCGACGCCGGTATTTTCCTATGCCAAGGAATGTGGAGCGGATATCGCCATTATCTCGACCACGAAACATGTGGACGGGCAGGGGCGTATGCTGGGCGGGGCAATTTGCGGGCCCAAAGAACTGATCCGCGGCCCCGTCGAAGCCTATATGAAGCACACTGGCGGCGCGATGAACCCGTTTACCGCCTGGACCCACCTCAAGGCGCTTGAAACCATCGACCTGCGTGTCCGTGCCCAAGCGGATGCCGCCTATAAGATCGCAGATGCGCTGAACGGGCACCCCAAGCTGAGCGCCGTGCGCTATCCCACACACCCCAGCCATCCGCAGCACGAGCTCGCCACGTCTCATGCGCCGTCGGCGGGGACCGTCTTGGCGGTAGAGGTAAAGGGCGGCAAGGAAGCGTGTTTTGCATTCCTTAATGCGCTCGAGATTATCACCATCTCGAACAACTTTGCCGATGCGAAATCCATCGCGACCCATCCGGCGACCACCACGCACCAGCGTTTGCCGGATGACCAGAAAGCCACGCTGGGGATCAGCCCGGGTCTTGTGCGCTTGTCTGCGGGGCTTGAGGATGTGGATGATCTGATCGCCGACATCCGTCAGGCGCTGGACACATTGAAGTGA
- a CDS encoding inner membrane-spanning protein YciB, which produces MSTTREINPFVKSALEYGPVLIFFVAYLRFKDETFTLWGTDYSGFIVVTAAFVPLLILSTGALWALTGKISRMQVATVILVTLFGGLSVWLNDERFFKMKPTAIYLLFAVLLAIGLARGQSYLKFVMEEMMPLNDAGWMILTKRLMLCFFGLALANELIWRFASTETWVYFKTFGLTAAVFVFFMTQGRLFQTYGLEKDES; this is translated from the coding sequence ATGAGCACGACACGCGAGATAAACCCTTTCGTCAAATCGGCGCTGGAATACGGGCCGGTGCTAATATTCTTTGTCGCCTATCTGCGCTTCAAGGACGAGACCTTCACCCTGTGGGGCACCGACTACAGCGGCTTTATCGTGGTGACGGCGGCCTTTGTACCGCTGTTGATCCTGTCGACAGGCGCGCTGTGGGCGCTGACAGGCAAGATCAGCCGCATGCAGGTGGCCACAGTCATTCTGGTGACACTGTTCGGGGGGCTGTCGGTTTGGCTGAATGACGAGAGGTTCTTTAAAATGAAGCCGACCGCCATCTACCTTTTGTTTGCAGTGCTGCTGGCGATCGGTCTGGCGCGGGGGCAATCCTATCTCAAGTTCGTGATGGAAGAGATGATGCCTCTGAATGACGCCGGCTGGATGATCCTGACCAAACGGCTGATGCTGTGCTTTTTCGGTCTGGCGCTCGCGAACGAGCTGATCTGGCGCTTTGCCAGCACCGAGACTTGGGTGTATTTCAAGACATTCGGGCTGACGGCGGCGGTGTTTGTGTTTTTCATGACGCAAGGGCGGCTGTTCCAGACCTATGGTTTGGAAAAAGACGAAAGCTAG
- a CDS encoding DMT family transporter, producing MTEWISQIEGTAAGHQAALWLALAAAFLHAVFGALQKGRHDPWLTRGAIDFSYCLMAAPFALFVVPWPEPHMWVIFAGAWAIHIVYKLLQAWAYTKGAYTVVYPVVRGTGPLFTVIGAYLIFGESFSGVQWLGVAVLVAGIFGLALYNFVYLVSERDTLNAALGLAVLTGLFVALYTTFDAYGIRATDNPFTFLAWFFMIDGLVMPVIAARRWLRMENSPDLGPLMTRGVAGGFVAFFSFGSIMLATRLDKVGEAAVLRETSTVFAALIGWLVLKETVGPRRIALMALIALGAVIVEMGG from the coding sequence ATGACCGAATGGATCAGCCAAATTGAAGGCACAGCCGCCGGTCACCAAGCGGCGCTGTGGTTGGCGCTGGCTGCGGCCTTTTTGCACGCCGTTTTTGGCGCGCTTCAGAAAGGGCGGCATGATCCGTGGTTGACCCGCGGAGCCATCGACTTTTCCTATTGCCTGATGGCAGCTCCCTTTGCGCTGTTTGTCGTGCCCTGGCCCGAGCCCCATATGTGGGTCATTTTTGCCGGGGCTTGGGCGATCCATATTGTGTACAAGCTGCTGCAGGCATGGGCCTACACCAAGGGGGCCTATACGGTCGTCTACCCTGTAGTGCGCGGCACGGGGCCCTTGTTCACCGTGATCGGTGCCTACCTCATTTTTGGAGAGAGCTTTTCGGGCGTGCAATGGTTGGGCGTTGCGGTGCTGGTGGCCGGCATCTTCGGGCTGGCGCTGTATAACTTTGTCTACCTCGTGTCCGAACGCGATACGCTGAACGCGGCCCTCGGGCTAGCGGTGCTGACGGGGCTTTTCGTGGCGCTTTATACCACGTTCGACGCCTATGGCATCCGCGCGACGGACAACCCTTTTACCTTTCTGGCTTGGTTTTTCATGATCGACGGGCTGGTCATGCCCGTGATTGCCGCGCGCCGCTGGCTGCGGATGGAAAATAGCCCCGACCTTGGCCCGTTGATGACCCGCGGCGTGGCGGGTGGTTTTGTCGCCTTTTTCAGCTTTGGCTCGATCATGCTGGCGACCCGACTGGACAAAGTGGGCGAGGCTGCCGTGCTGCGTGAAACCTCGACCGTGTTTGCGGCGCTGATCGGATGGTTGGTGCTGAAAGAAACCGTAGGCCCGCGCCGTATTGCCCTGATGGCGCTGATCGCGCTTGGCGCGGTGATTGTCGAAATGGGCGGATAA
- the ftsY gene encoding signal recognition particle-docking protein FtsY, translated as MAFFQKLKSKMFKSSSKIDEGLEAIVEDGGATDTPETVDEVPVDQVMDAPQAAAQALPEAVDDEPAPMPADEEDTPAPVPLRETMSPVAPDLVPAPPEPAPAKPGLMGRLMGRSAAAPVVRRVLDDEMLEQLEELLISTDMGVDTALRVTANMAEGRFGKRLSVDEIKRLMATEVARIMDPIAKPLPIYAKTPQVVLVVGVNGSGKTTTIGKLASQFKAAGKNVVIAAGDTFRAAAVEQLQVWGDRADVPVLTAGQGSDPASLAFDAMTQAERDGADLLLIDTAGRLQNRGDLMEELAKIVRVIRKKDPSAPHNTLLVLDATTGQNALNQVKVFQEISDVSGLVMTKLDGTAKGGVLVALADKFGLPIHAIGVGEQIDDLQPFDPQEFADALMGLEPQ; from the coding sequence TTGGCCTTTTTTCAAAAGCTGAAATCCAAAATGTTCAAATCCTCGTCCAAGATCGACGAGGGGCTTGAGGCGATTGTCGAAGATGGCGGGGCGACGGATACCCCTGAAACGGTGGATGAAGTTCCTGTCGATCAGGTGATGGATGCGCCGCAGGCCGCGGCCCAAGCATTGCCCGAAGCGGTGGATGATGAACCCGCACCGATGCCAGCGGATGAAGAAGATACGCCCGCGCCCGTGCCGCTGCGCGAGACGATGAGCCCCGTGGCCCCCGATCTGGTGCCCGCACCCCCCGAGCCAGCACCGGCCAAACCTGGTCTGATGGGCCGCTTGATGGGCCGCAGCGCCGCGGCCCCTGTTGTGCGGCGTGTGCTGGATGACGAGATGCTCGAACAGCTCGAAGAGCTGCTGATCTCGACCGATATGGGCGTGGATACGGCCCTGCGCGTCACCGCGAATATGGCCGAGGGGCGCTTTGGCAAGCGTCTGTCTGTGGACGAGATCAAGCGCCTCATGGCGACAGAGGTCGCGCGGATCATGGACCCGATTGCCAAGCCCTTGCCGATCTATGCCAAGACACCACAGGTGGTGCTTGTGGTGGGGGTAAACGGGTCGGGCAAGACGACCACAATCGGCAAGCTGGCCAGCCAGTTCAAAGCCGCAGGCAAGAACGTCGTGATCGCCGCCGGTGACACATTTCGCGCCGCCGCTGTCGAACAATTGCAGGTCTGGGGCGACCGTGCCGACGTGCCAGTACTGACCGCAGGGCAGGGGTCGGACCCGGCGAGCCTTGCGTTTGACGCGATGACTCAGGCGGAGCGTGACGGCGCTGATCTGCTGCTGATTGACACGGCCGGACGGTTGCAGAACCGCGGCGACCTGATGGAAGAACTGGCCAAGATCGTGCGGGTCATTCGCAAGAAAGACCCAAGCGCGCCGCATAATACTCTGTTGGTGCTGGATGCGACGACAGGGCAGAATGCGCTGAATCAGGTGAAGGTTTTTCAGGAAATTTCAGATGTTTCCGGTCTGGTCATGACCAAGCTAGACGGCACGGCCAAGGGCGGCGTGCTGGTGGCGCTTGCGGATAAGTTCGGGCTGCCGATCCATGCCATCGGCGTGGGCGAACAGATTGACGATCTGCAGCCCTTTGACCCGCAGGAATTTGCGGATGCCTTGATGGGGCTGGAGCCGCAGTGA
- a CDS encoding lytic transglycosylase domain-containing protein, whose product MAGAAQAEPDQRYCSSTKWGHAHCIRPAHFVYDTCNAIKVFSERHGLDSGFFARLIWQESRFDQNALSHANARGIAQFIPSTAALRGLKDPYNPADALEHSAQYLAEMTQKYGNEGLAAIGYNGGERRAEGFLAGKGLAPETVAYVPVITGLDAEQWRDAPPKTPNFRLSKTQPFLPACYEMARNRRVTALKVTPPAPMIKPWGVQVSFGTSKDRARDKANAQTASCRSAVKGRRLDFLFKKNRVSRRKGFYFGQYGSDTRTDAQRLCDRMRATGCTCLVVQN is encoded by the coding sequence ATGGCAGGGGCGGCGCAGGCCGAGCCGGACCAGCGCTACTGTTCCAGCACCAAATGGGGCCATGCCCACTGCATCCGCCCTGCGCATTTCGTGTATGACACGTGCAACGCGATCAAGGTCTTCTCCGAGCGGCACGGGCTGGACAGCGGATTTTTCGCGCGGCTCATCTGGCAAGAAAGCCGGTTTGACCAAAACGCGTTGAGCCATGCCAATGCGCGCGGCATTGCGCAGTTTATCCCCTCCACCGCCGCGCTGCGCGGGCTGAAAGACCCATATAATCCTGCTGATGCACTGGAACACTCTGCCCAGTATCTTGCTGAAATGACGCAGAAATACGGGAACGAAGGGCTGGCTGCGATCGGCTATAATGGCGGCGAGCGACGTGCAGAGGGGTTTCTGGCTGGCAAGGGGCTCGCCCCCGAGACGGTCGCCTACGTCCCCGTCATCACCGGTCTGGACGCCGAGCAATGGCGCGATGCCCCGCCCAAAACGCCCAATTTCCGGCTATCAAAAACGCAACCTTTCCTGCCCGCCTGCTACGAGATGGCACGCAATCGTCGGGTGACCGCCCTGAAAGTGACACCCCCTGCCCCGATGATCAAACCCTGGGGTGTTCAGGTATCCTTCGGGACCAGCAAGGACCGCGCGCGGGATAAAGCCAATGCCCAGACAGCAAGCTGTCGCAGCGCGGTAAAAGGGCGGCGTCTGGATTTCCTGTTCAAGAAAAACCGCGTATCGCGCCGTAAGGGATTCTACTTTGGGCAATACGGCAGCGATACCCGCACCGACGCCCAGCGCCTGTGCGACAGGATGCGCGCGACCGGGTGCACCTGCTTGGTCGTGCAGAACTAA
- a CDS encoding NAD(P)H-dependent oxidoreductase subunit E: MALDNHDTADANAPRKGVWKSGKGKGRSHTKGRQLQEDAWDEVRALLADKPRRADLLIEHLHLIQDKFGHLSAAHLRALAEEMRMSMAEVYEVATFYAHFDVVKEGETPPPALTIRICDSLSCELAGAQALKTALEDGLDASEVRVVRAPCMGRCDTAPALEIGHNFVDHATVEKVQQVIAAGDTHVHVPDYEAFDAYVADGGYEALKKLRRDGDWEEVQQSLLDAGLRGLGGAGFPSGKKWGFVRDNAGPRYMAVNGDEGEPGTFKDRWYLERVPHLFLEGMLIAAWAVEAEKVFLYMRDEYPQVLALLRAEITALEAAGIVPAGYIDLRRGAGAYICGEESAMIESIEGKRGLPRHRPPYVAQVGIFGRPTLVHNVETLHWVTRICREGPEVLNSTEKNGRKGLRSYSVSGRVAKPGMYELPAGSTITDIIEAAGGMADGHRFKAYQPGGPSSGLLPAAMDDIPLDFDTLQPHGSFIGSAAVVVLSDQDSAKAAALNMLRFFEDESCGQCTPCRVGCEKAVKLMQAERWDKPLLEELSTAMVDASICGLGQAAPNPIRLVIKHFPDEV; this comes from the coding sequence ATGGCGTTGGACAATCATGATACCGCAGATGCAAACGCGCCTCGCAAAGGTGTGTGGAAATCCGGCAAGGGTAAGGGGCGCAGCCACACCAAGGGTCGCCAGTTGCAAGAGGACGCGTGGGATGAGGTGCGCGCCCTATTGGCGGATAAACCGCGACGTGCCGATCTGCTGATCGAGCATTTGCATCTTATTCAAGATAAATTCGGGCATCTTTCTGCGGCGCATCTACGGGCTTTGGCCGAAGAAATGCGCATGAGCATGGCCGAAGTTTACGAAGTCGCAACATTCTATGCCCATTTTGATGTGGTGAAGGAGGGGGAAACACCACCGCCCGCGCTGACCATACGGATTTGCGATTCTCTGTCCTGCGAATTGGCCGGTGCGCAGGCGTTGAAAACCGCACTGGAAGACGGGTTGGACGCGTCAGAGGTACGTGTCGTGCGTGCGCCTTGCATGGGGCGTTGTGATACGGCACCGGCGCTTGAGATCGGGCATAACTTTGTCGACCACGCAACAGTGGAAAAGGTGCAGCAGGTCATCGCGGCTGGCGATACCCATGTGCATGTGCCCGACTACGAAGCGTTCGACGCCTATGTCGCAGACGGCGGGTATGAGGCGCTCAAGAAACTGCGCCGTGATGGCGATTGGGAGGAAGTGCAGCAAAGCCTGCTCGACGCTGGTTTGCGCGGACTTGGCGGCGCTGGTTTCCCGTCGGGCAAGAAATGGGGGTTCGTGCGGGATAATGCGGGCCCGCGTTATATGGCGGTCAACGGCGATGAAGGGGAGCCCGGCACCTTCAAGGATCGCTGGTACCTAGAACGCGTCCCACATCTTTTCCTAGAGGGGATGCTGATCGCCGCTTGGGCTGTAGAGGCAGAGAAAGTGTTCCTCTACATGCGGGACGAATACCCGCAGGTGCTCGCGCTCCTTCGGGCAGAGATTACAGCGCTCGAGGCTGCAGGCATTGTTCCCGCAGGATACATTGATCTGCGGCGCGGTGCGGGGGCTTATATTTGCGGTGAAGAATCCGCGATGATTGAAAGCATCGAGGGCAAACGCGGGCTGCCGCGGCACCGTCCCCCCTATGTGGCGCAGGTCGGGATCTTTGGTCGGCCCACCTTGGTGCATAACGTTGAAACCCTGCATTGGGTGACGCGCATCTGCCGCGAAGGGCCCGAGGTGCTGAACAGCACGGAAAAGAATGGGCGCAAGGGGCTGCGCAGCTATTCGGTATCGGGGCGCGTTGCCAAACCCGGAATGTATGAGCTGCCTGCGGGATCCACGATCACCGATATCATCGAGGCTGCGGGTGGCATGGCCGACGGGCACCGGTTCAAGGCCTATCAACCGGGTGGGCCATCTTCGGGTCTGCTGCCCGCCGCGATGGATGACATACCGCTCGACTTTGATACATTGCAGCCGCACGGGTCTTTCATCGGCTCTGCAGCTGTGGTGGTGCTGTCGGACCAAGACAGCGCCAAGGCCGCAGCACTGAATATGCTGCGTTTTTTCGAGGATGAAAGCTGCGGGCAATGCACCCCCTGTCGCGTGGGCTGCGAAAAAGCCGTCAAGCTGATGCAGGCGGAACGCTGGGATAAACCCTTGCTGGAAGAGCTATCGACCGCCATGGTCGATGCCTCTATCTGCGGGCTGGGGCAGGCAGCGCCGAACCCGATCCGCCTGGTGATCAAACACTTCCCCGACGAGGTTTAG
- a CDS encoding alkane 1-monooxygenase, with amino-acid sequence MFWYSIASLTPAIFLFLACLRGGPWPLIALLSITVVVFFLDRLSHRLPVRNTSGRVLSLTLGAVHFTLLPLGVWALGASDTLNVLDKLLIYIGLGLFLGQISNSNAHELIHAASKWPRRIGTAIYCSLLHGHHVSAHLRVHHIYVATEHDPNSARLGEGFYAYALRALKGEFMAGLRADTRQRRGKRHLLSHPYVTYVTGALITLAASFALAGARGVVAMLALAAYAQMQLLLSDYVQHYGLRRKTSENGKPEPVGPQHSWNAPAWYSSAMMLNAPRHSDHHMRPSRAFPALKLTPGTMPMLPRSLPVMAVLALVPPLWHRVMDRRVARWQPVRDQD; translated from the coding sequence ATGTTCTGGTACAGCATCGCCAGCCTGACCCCAGCGATATTTCTGTTTCTCGCCTGTCTACGCGGCGGCCCCTGGCCCCTGATCGCGCTGCTGTCGATCACTGTGGTCGTGTTTTTCCTTGATCGGCTATCGCACCGGCTGCCTGTGCGAAACACGTCGGGTCGTGTTCTAAGCCTGACACTGGGCGCTGTGCATTTCACTCTTTTACCCCTTGGGGTCTGGGCGCTGGGCGCAAGCGACACGTTGAACGTGCTCGACAAGCTATTGATTTATATCGGGCTTGGTCTGTTTCTTGGTCAGATCTCGAACTCCAACGCGCATGAGCTGATCCATGCCGCATCGAAATGGCCCCGACGGATCGGCACCGCGATTTATTGCAGCCTTTTGCACGGGCATCACGTATCGGCCCACTTGCGCGTGCATCACATCTACGTCGCAACGGAGCATGATCCGAATTCGGCTAGATTGGGCGAAGGTTTCTATGCCTATGCCCTACGCGCCCTAAAAGGCGAGTTTATGGCCGGGCTGCGCGCTGATACGCGGCAGCGGCGTGGGAAACGGCACCTCTTGTCGCACCCATATGTCACCTATGTTACCGGTGCATTGATCACCCTCGCCGCCAGCTTTGCACTGGCCGGAGCGCGCGGGGTCGTTGCGATGCTGGCGCTGGCGGCCTATGCGCAAATGCAGCTGTTGCTATCCGACTATGTGCAACACTATGGCCTGCGCCGCAAAACATCCGAAAATGGCAAGCCCGAGCCCGTGGGCCCGCAGCATAGTTGGAATGCGCCTGCGTGGTATTCCTCGGCGATGATGCTGAATGCGCCGCGCCATTCGGACCATCACATGCGCCCCTCGCGCGCCTTTCCGGCGCTAAAGCTGACACCGGGCACCATGCCAATGTTGCCGCGATCCCTGCCGGTGATGGCTGTGCTGGCGCTGGTCCCACCGCTGTGGCACCGGGTGATGGACCGCCGTGTCGCGCGTTGGCAGCCGGTCCGCGATCAAGACTAG